The stretch of DNA gttagtccattatcattatggcaggcaATATGGCAGTATGAtgacagacatggtgttggagaagtagctgagacttctacatcttgatccataggcagagtGAAACTGGGTctggcacaggcttttgaaatctcaaagcctaccccaacacgtcctccaataaggccacaccttcaaATCCTTCTCAAATGacgccactccctggtgactaagcattcaaatatgtgcacctatggggccattcttattcaaaccaccagaaaCCCCTCCTTCCCATAAGTAGCCCCCAAAAGTTCAATGGCTCATCAAGCTCTGTTTGGATGGAATAATTTCTTTGATCTATTATCAGTGCCCTACCTGGGGTGAACAGATGTCTTTTTCAATTGCCCCAAAAACTAACACAGCATAAAtgattcatacacatatattgaGGTATTCAAAACATTAAAAGTACACCTATAGAGACACTTAAAGTCCATGGCTGTGTGAGCACCTAAAATTTGAGAACATATGGAAGCATTTGCCATAATCCATACATGTAATTTGTCTTTCATGTGAATCACATTTAGCAAAGGTAGCAgaatacattttttctttagttctagTATTTCCTTTCTTAAAGTTATTCTCTACTGTGGGATCACAGGTGAACATTAAATTACTTAGCAGGCACATAACAGCTACACATATCACATATCAATAGTGCTTTGCTCTATTGCAGTTGTTCACATACTTAGCAAAGCCTGGGATAATAATCAAGTTTCCATGTTACACTGTATGGTCTCCTACTTGACAGAGTGTGAGTAGACTCCAATTACTTTTCCAAGTTCACTACATTCATGGGTCTTCTTGAGTGTGATGCCCCTGTGTATTTTaggattcatttttaattatgtgtatgtctgtgtatgaggCACATGCAAATgcaaatgcccacagaggccagagccaTAAGatctccctagagctggagttacagatggttatgagtggCCCAacgtgggtgatgggaaccaaattcaagaaGAGCAGTACATCTGTTAAGCCATTTCTAGGACAAGTGAATACCTGTGCTGAGCTtaataatatgaatataaaaaatgTGCACACTTCTACATGCACTTTCCTCATTCTTTACATGAGTTTCACTCTGTGATTATTTATGTTCCATATGATCAGAAGAATAAGTGAAGCCTTTTTCATATTCTTTCCATTTAGAGTGTATATCCACTGAAGTATGAACAGTAGAAGCTTTGTCAATTCCTAATATTCATGGGGTTTCTGTACAGTATGTATTCTTAAGTGTTTACTAATGGCTAAGTGCTCAGTAAAGGCTTTCCCATAGTTCTTACATACATAGTATAGGTCACATTCAAAGGGTTTCTTTCCTGTGTGACTTCTTAGATGTTAAAGATGTAAGGAAAGAAGTGAAGGCATTCTGACATTCTCTGAATTCATATGGATTGTTCCCAATGTGAGTTAGTACAAGTGTAGTAAAGCCAGTACGGCCACCAAAGACTTTTCCACACTCCGTACATTGATATAATTTTAGTCTAGTGTTAATTCAGAAGTGCATCATAAGGCATGCAAATTTCTAAAAAATTTTGTACATATCTGATATTCAAAAGGCTTCTCACCAGTATGAGTTTTCATATGTTAAgtgagttaagaaaagctggtgaATGCGCTCCCATATTGCTAAcacagatagggtttctctccagtgtatGTTCTTATGTGTCTGTTAAGGCATGAGCACCcactgaaggctttcccacaatCCTTAcatacatagggtttctctccaatgTGAGTTTTCATGTGTCTACAAAGGTAGGAAGAACGTGTAAATGCTTTACTACACACTGTACACTCAAatggcttctctccagtgtgagttcTCAAATGTGCAGTAAGATATGAGGAAGATGCAAAGGCCTTTCCACATTGATAGCATTCAAAGGGCTTCTCTCCTGTGTGACTTCTTATATGTTCAATAAGGCCTGAGGATGtactgaaggctttcccacactcctTACACTCATATGGCTTCTCCCCAGTATGAGTCAATACATGTGTGGTAAAGCTAGTCCGTCcactgaaggctttcccacagtcCTTACATTGAAATGGTTTTATTCCAGTGTGAATTTGGAAGTGCTTCTTAAGGCATGAGGAATTCCTAAATGATTTTGTACACACCTGACATTCAAAGGGTTTCTCATCAGTGTGAATTTTCATATGTTCAGTTAGTTGATAAAAGCTAGTAAATGCCTTCTCACATTCCTTACAATCATAAGGCTTCTCCCCAGTGTGTGTTAGGGAATGTTTATTAAGGCATGAGCGCACAGCAAAGGTTTTGCCACACTCCTTACagttatagggtttctctccagtgtgagttcGCATGTGAATTCGAAGGTAGGAGGAACGTGTAAATGCTTTCTCACATACTGTACACTCGAAGGGCTTTTCTCCAGTATGAGTTCTCAAATGCGCAGTAAGATAGGATGAAGAAGCAAAAGACTTTCCACATTGGTTACATTTaaaaggtttctctcctgtgtgactTCTCACGTGCTCAGTAAGTCCTGAGCATTTACCAAACACTTTCCCACACTCTGTGCACTCATAAGACTTCTGCCTTTTATAACTTTGTACATGTGTAGTAAGGCCTGAGTGTGCAGTAGAGGCTTTTCCACATTCCTTATCTTCATAGCATTTCTCTAGAACAGAACAATTTGTGGACTGAGTAAAAGCTTTCTTACTTTGCTCCCATTCACAGAGATTTTCTTTACTGTGGGCTTTGTTATGTGCCTTAAGTTGCAACTGATTAACAAAGGATTTGCCAAAATCACTGGATTCAAAGGAATTGTCCTGAATGCATGTCCTCTGGTAAGCAATGCTTGGCATCTGAGCAAAGGCTTCTTCACATTGAGTCAACACAGAAAGTTTCTCTTCAGTAGAGGTTTTCTTTACTGAAGGAAGTAAGTCTTTTCTATACCAATTATATTCAGAAATCTTTTCTGTATTGCAAATATTCATATATGTCTGAAGTCCTCGGTGTTCACTGAAGAATTTTCCAACCTTCTTAGAGTCACAGAGCTTCCCTCCATTGTGGCTTCCTGCCTGTTGAAAAAAGAGATGAATGAGCACTAAAAATTTTTTCAGACTTAAGTAGGACAATCTTAGGGTAACCCTGAAGCACAAAGCATCATGCTAGGAAGCAGGTCCCTATGGGCAAAGGCATAGAAATAACACAGAATTGCAAATATTCTCTGACTTTGGAAACAAAGAAATACCTTTGTTAATCTTGCCAGTTGTGTCTCATTTGATATATCTGACCAAAAACAGCCCAGCTGAAGTTCTGTCTCaagctccatttttctttctgaaataaaacattaaaaaaatacacatataaacatttaCACAACAAAATGGAATGTTGAGTATTTATTCTGATATTAAACATGCTAAATTAATAAAGCAAAGATAGAATTAAACAGATTGATCATATAATCAAATTCAATTATATAATGCTATAATTTGACAATCATAAGGATCTAGggtcaaaataaaattaacaatttttttctttttacattgatttacttaatgtatgtgtacacatgcatacatggcaTGGCACAAGGTTGGAGGTTAGAAAAAAATTACTAGAGATACAGTAAGAGATGCTGAAAATATCTCAAAACCTCCAGTCCAAGGACTTCAGTGTTCAGATTTAAGTTGGCCTtttggtttttacatttatttgtttgtttgtttgttttgtatgcatttgtgtgtgtgcatgtgtacacatgaataTAGGCTTGcaccatgtgggttcagggaGTCAAACTCAGATAGTCAGATTTGGTAGCAAGTTTCcttacctgctgaggcatctcatcaactagcttttaaagttttttcatTAGTGGCATTGAGAATGGATttgctcaaaataaaatatatcatatatgaaaaaaaattcctctggctagagagaaggcttagcagttaagagcacaaaaCCTAGGTTCAATCCAGCACATACATGGCcactcaaaactgtctgtaactccagtcccagggctccacaggcactgcacacatggtgcacagatatatatttaagcaaaacattcatgcaaataaaataaaaataaaaataaaaaaacactttCCAAAAAAGCTTCCTTGTACTTCAAAACAATGCTGAACTTTTCAATAAGAAATCATTTTAACCCATGCTCAACCTGGAGACTGCCTTGTTCCTCTATAGTCAACAAATTTACTTCTTCCAACCAAGAGATCAGGCTAGGTTTGACAAACTGAACTCTTATACATGGGAAATGATATACCAATGACAGAGGCTAACAAAAGACATAACAAAGCTTCCCATGAAAGTTTCTAATGAAACATGAGAATTAttatcttttttgagatagggtctcaggtggcccaggcaggccttgagctcactttgtagccaaggacaaccttgaatATCTGATCCATGCCTCTATCTCTCAAGTACTGAAATTATAGACATGCAACACCATGTTTAGCTTTATgtagtactgggaactgaaccttttGTGTATGTTAGACAATCACTCTACAAATActgctacatccccagcccctagaactgtttttataaaaatttatttttactttatgtatgtatatcatacGTGTGCAGATGCCCAAGGAGGccgaagagggtgtcagatcttctgatattagagttacagatagttatgagttgccatgtggatgccaggaactgaacctgggtcctctataaaatagcaagtgctcttaatcacttagccatctctccaactcctagAATTAGTTTTAAATAGTTCAAAATGCAAATGTTCATTATTTGGGCTATATTTGACTCTTGATATCACATTCAGCCCTAAACATATGGTAAAGCCAGACAGTtgtagcaaacacctttaatcccagcactcaggctgttcaaggacagtctagtctacagagcccCAGGACATCTggaactacagagagaaaccctgtcttggagaaaaaaatagatataaaCATTACCAAGATTTTTCTTCAAATTGGATgtaacagaaatggagaaaaatcttTAATCTCATGGGAAATGACTATATCAAtagttgtttagttttttgtttgttttgattgtgtTGAGACattgtcttgctatgcagccctgactggccttgTACTTGTTATATAGGTCAGGTGGCCTTGAGTTtgtagccatcctcctgcctcaacctcctgcatgctgggattataagtgtgcaccatcacactcagCTAGTTGCTACTGTTAGACTGGAACATTCACATGGGAAAATAGTGAGAACAGGTGATAGGAAGACAACTAAAGATTGTTCCAGTGTAGTATGTCAAAGATCGGATATAGAGTTGTTCAATTCTAAGGGAATGAGCGTGATGCTACTAACTCGACAACTGCCAATAACAGATTAAAATGTGCAAGAATAATGACAACGTCTCTATTGTTTCCAATTATATTCACAGTTACATCTTCAACCTTGAAAAAACATACTTTTCTTCCTTAAAAGGATACAGGAGATAATGACGGTCTTACCTACTGTGGCCACGTTCTGGtagttctccagcatcacatctctgTAGAGGTTTCTCTGAAATCCATCCAATAAGTTCCACTCTTCTTTGGTAAAGTACACAGCCACATCCTCAAAGGTCACTGAGTCCTGAACCATCACATGCATGCCAATTTGAGCAAAGTGACATCACTTACATTCACTGGAGAATGCAAAAGTTATCTACATGCCTGTAAAGGAGTCTGTCTCCTATATTCTATGCCAGAGATCAATGGTACCAAGACATCTCTATTTACACTCATTCTGAGGACCTCATATAATCAATCATCTGACTTTTGGAACCACTTACTCATAAAGTACACTTCTACAACTTACACAGGGAGCTCTTTACAGCCTGTTGATCTATATTGTAAATACTCATAAGCACAACACAAAGACTTGATAAATATGGGACAAGAGATGGCTTctcagttaagaatacttgttgctcttacagaggacctagatttggtTCCTAGAATATACACTGTAgttcacaactatttgtaactcaaGAGGATTTAcctttctcttctgacttccatgggcagcAAGCATATACAtggtatacatgcacatatacaggcaaaacactcatacacaaaattaaaatctataaagaaaattGGTTAATTATGTATAAATGCATTCTTGGAGAAAGATATCTGCATCTTCCTTATCATCTGCTATaacactaagaaaaataaattaggcTACCAGTACCAGGAAAGTTAAGACTAGCATGGTTACTAAAACACTAAGGTAATCTCTCTAAGAGTAATCTCTCACCAATGTGAGACACACCTTCCCAGGAAAATCCAACTAGGAACTTAGTTTTGAGATGTTCTTTGTTGTCACTGTTGTTCTGATGAGCTCTGGGGATAGTTTTACTTATGAGGAAATGTGTTCTCTGTTGATCTAATTATTACACCTTTTGGAAAGATActaataaaatctattttatttttagataatctctatatttttcattattacaaTACCTCTTCAGAAACATCACTCCATCTTATATGAATTTCATTTCTCAAGTAACTTTCCATGAGTCAATTTTCTACATTGGAATTCTTTAGTCTTCTGTgaatgtacaaaaaaaaaaaaaaaaaaaaaaaaaactatcctagtggttcatgtctttaatcccagtgctcaggaggcagaggcaggtggatctctgagtttgaagccagcctggtctacagagcgaattccaggacagccagggctacacagagaaatcctgtcttgaaaatatatAATATCTCCTAGTAGTTCACATctttacagcacttgggagggagagacagagatctgtgagttcaaagccaatcttgACTACATAGCAACTTCCAGACTAGCTAGGGTTACATACTAAAACCCTAGAataagcaaaaggaaagaaaatttaaaaagaaaggaacattAAGAGCTTACAGTGTAGCTCAATgacaacacacagaaagagatCTTTTGTTAAACTTACCATTTGTATGTCTCAGCAAATTCTGTTGATATATTAGATGTTTGggattgtttttaaaacattttcctgtTCTGAAattttacaaacaaaaaacaaatttcaatTTCAGGACAGAAAaggtaaagaaattaaaaatcagtGGGAGGTAAAAAATTGTAGTCCTATTTGCagttgttttcaaaataaatataaacacagtgagggcaatgagatggctcagtaggtaaagtgctccCTGTAAAACCTGATGCCAGAGTTTGGATACCCAAGACCCACATTATAGGAAACCAGACTTCTGAAAGCTGTCTTCTAACTTACCCTTatactgtggcatgcatgtacacattctctctctctctctctctctctctctctctctctctctctctctctctctctctctctctctctctctcttcctccctctctctctctccctccctctctccctccctccctccccccccctctctctctctcacacacacacacacacacacacacacacacacacactctcactcactcattcactcattcactcacttatGCTTCCAACTACACTGAACTTATCAATGACCAATTCTGCCCTCTCATTTTgttctttctattgttttttaACATATTTAGTCCTGGGAATGGAATTCAGGTCATTTGAATATCCTTACCCACTTACCCATCCCACTAGCCCTCCAATTGTTTTATTCCCAAAATATCAGACTGGATTAAACTTTGAAGTCTGATAGAGAAAATGTAAGTCTTATGACACCATGCTCTGGCGTTAGACTACTTGGTGATTTTAAAACAGCAGGGAtccaggcacagtggctcacacttgtaatccaagcacactggaggcagaagcaaaagaACTGCACTTGATGCCCAACTGGTCAATAGAACAAGCTCCAGGGCCACataagagacactgtctcaattaaaaaacaaacaaacacacaccaggAGCCCTGGCACCTGTAATGTATGCTGTAATCTGAGGTGTACAAAAAGCTGAGGTAAGATTACTTGACCTCTACAGCTCAGGGTTATACAAGACATTGTCTCAAGGAAAAAGCATAGGGATAGAAAGGAGGAAAAtataatttcacttttatttaattttgaatcaATTAGCAAAATAGCATGGGTTTACTCAATCTCTGGCTCAAATTATATCAGGTGCTctcattaaatttaaatattgtgTTACTTGTACCTTCCCCGCCCTCCaccccagggctgaggaccaaacccagggccttgtgcttgctaggcaagctctctaccactgagctaaatccccaaccaactTGTAccgttttttaaagatttatttatttttttatgtgtattgatgtttttcctgaatatatgtctgtgtgaagatgtcagatcccctggaactggagttacagacagttgtgagctgccatgtgggtactaagaattgaacctgggtcctctggaagagccgccagagctcttaacccctgggccatctctctagcccgtgTCACCTgtatcataaataaatacaagaaagatATGCCTCACTCAAACTGCACCATTGTTTATACAGAGTCCATTTTCCTAACATATTCCATATAAGGCACAaaacttataaaaaataaaagttaatttaaaaaataaaagttaaataaaagctTGGGCAGCTCagctgataaagtgcttgctgcccagagaatgtggtggtctgaatgaaaatggcccctgtaggctgatagggagtggcacttttaggaggtgtggccttgttaagtAAGGGAAATGTATAactaggggtgagctttgagttttcagaagctcaaaccaggcccagtggtactcccttcctgctgcctcctgATCTGGATTTAGAATGAtcagctacctccccagcaccatgtctgcctgcatgcattcatgtaacccaccatgaccaaaatgaactaaacctctaaagTATAAGTcagccccaatcaaatgttttcctttctaagagttgctgtggtcatgatgtttcttcacaacaataaaacactAACTAGGACAGTGGGTATGGCAGCTGACCTGTAATCCCAATGGGTAGAaccaacagagacagagagtcctCCAGAGCAAGCTGGTGAGCTATACTAGCAGAAAAGGCAAGCTCCCAGGTTCAGCAAGAAACCttgcctcaatatataaggtggagaacaattgaggaagatgcCCAACATCAACCTTGggtctctacacacatgcacacacttgcaaccatacacacatatacccccTCACATACAAAtaggtacatgtgcacatacatcaCAATACATATACCTTTATTAACTAAAGTAATATTTTTGAGGCCATGTCTAGCTGTgtacacttctaatcccagcactctatagagacagaggcaagcagatctttgcgagtttgaggccagcatgttcTACATAGAAAGTTAGACTAGTCAGGaataaatagtgagaccctggaaAGAGGGGGGAGACCAGTCATGATGACCAGCACTTGTAACCCTAGCTACTCAGAACTGCACTAGGATCACTAGGAAGAAAATAGGAAGAGAGGAACAAAGGATAGCAATGACAGTTGCTATAGAGCTTGCAGAGGACCAGCTGATGAAGACTTTGTGCTTTGTGAtgatttgaataggtatggcccccatagactcgtgtgtttgaatgcttggtccaatgggcagtggcactattaggaggtgtggctttgttggaggaaatgtgtcactgtggaggcgggctttgagctCTTATATGCTCAAACTATGCTCAGTGTGGTATagtttccttctgctgcctgtggatcaagatgtagaactctcaactccttctctagcacatctgcctgcaagccaccatgtcataccatgatgataatgaactgtaagccagccccaatttttaatgttttcctttataggagttgctgtggccatgggggtctcttcacagtaatagaaaccctaactaagatatgcTTGTATGAAGATTTCCATCATCTGACCTCTCAGGAGCCACTAGAGTTCTTGAGTGGATTAGTAACAAAAGACTTTGTTACTTGGGgggaaaatgagatttttttccatttaatactACCTCTCACACTCTCCGTAAAAGAAAACCAGGGCTTATTCCCAGAAAGGAATCCCATGGAGGATTTTCAGGTTGACCTATAAAGCACATGCCAGACACTAGGTTGCTGGTGACCAAGGACTTTCCAGAATGTTACTTATAGGTATGGCACACTGCAGAGGACAGTGCAGCTGAGAACCCTCCCCTGGCTCAGAGAAGCAGGTCCTTGTCCTGGGAGTACAGGCTCTGATGATTCAGTGGGAGAAAGTCGGGAAGTGCGGCAGGAAGTGCGGCAGGCTCTCTGTGAAGTGACTTCAACTGCAGCCCTGTCCGCACGCCCAAGACTCAGCTGTGTGTCTGCTGCAAGTGCTTCAGATTCTGTGTTAAAAGTCTGCatgagctggacagtggtggcgcacgcctttgatcccagcacctgggaggcagaggcaggcggatctctgagcttgaggccagcctggactacagactgagttctagaATATCCAGactgacacagagaaactctgcctcaaaaaaccaaagcaaacgaACCAAAAATTCTGGATGAAATGCCCAAAGATTGCTGTGGCTCTGGCAGCCCAGATGTCTCTGTTCTGTGGTACATGGGAACTGCCTGGAGGGAATATTCAGACATTTAAGGACCCTCAATTATATCAATCTGCTTACCATTCTGACCAATACCTGTCCTTTAAAACTGAAGAAGCACACAGACCTTCACTTCATACAGTGTGGAAATGAAACAGTGAATTCTCTTTtggagaaaaatacaaaacataagGTGAAATTTTCACTTTTAAGTAGTTTATGTAGCAAATAACTTGCTCCACACTGTGacatcaggctggagagatggctcagtggttgagagcactggctgctcttccagatggacctgggttcaatccccagcacccacatggcagctcacaactgtctgtaactccctcacacagacatacatgcaagtcaAACATCAATGCatgtaaaattttttaaaaattaaaaaaaaaaaaacactgcgaCATCAAGAGAAGTATCAAATAATGAAGAATGCAGTGGAAAAATGAGTATGCTAACCAAGCAGCCTGAGACAGAAACTAAAACTTAACTGGGCACAGTTACAAAAGCCTGTGTgtcatcccagcaccaggaagtagaagcaggaggatggagtttgaggccagcctggctcacAGCAAGGCCCTGCCTCCAAAAATGAAAAAGTAGAGCAGGGCgtcaagatggctcaacaggtaaagctCCTTGCTGCCCAGTCTGACAGTCTAAATTAAATCTCTAGaacccaggagagagaaaaaactgACTCTGCGTCCTGCAAATAGTCCTCTCACCTCCAtatatgcaccatggcacatgcacatatatacaataataaagagatattttaaaagaaaaattaaaactttactCTCCTTGAAGTTATATCTTTGTTCCATTTTATATGAAGAGGTGGCCGTTCGCGTTTTCCCATTTTCACTGTAAGTTAGCAACATCTGCAGCATAATCTTTAATACCAGGTTTGGCACATTGCTTGAGGTCAACAGAATATACTTCGGGAGAAACATGACTGATTCATGAACTCGGTGcccttccatttcctctattTGTCCTCCgccaaacaacaaaagaaccacTGTTTCAGAACGAGTGCAATGACGCATTACCTCCCATTGGCAATAGTTCATAAGATAAGCCATAAAGACATTAAAGTGACCTAGCAGTTCAAAAATgtaggaaaaggaaagaacaggtaggaagggagaaggaaatttgggggggggggaagggagtgagggaagaAGGT from Onychomys torridus chromosome 7, mOncTor1.1, whole genome shotgun sequence encodes:
- the LOC118586953 gene encoding zinc finger protein 26-like: MVQDSVTFEDVAVYFTKEEWNLLDGFQRNLYRDVMLENYQNVATVERKMELETELQLGCFWSDISNETQLARLTKAGSHNGGKLCDSKKVGKFFSEHRGLQTYMNICNTEKISEYNWYRKDLLPSVKKTSTEEKLSVLTQCEEAFAQMPSIAYQRTCIQDNSFESSDFGKSFVNQLQLKAHNKAHSKENLCEWEQSKKAFTQSTNCSVLEKCYEDKECGKASTAHSGLTTHVQSYKRQKSYECTECGKVFGKCSGLTEHVRSHTGEKPFKCNQCGKSFASSSYLTAHLRTHTGEKPFECTVCEKAFTRSSYLRIHMRTHTGEKPYNCKECGKTFAVRSCLNKHSLTHTGEKPYDCKECEKAFTSFYQLTEHMKIHTDEKPFECQVCTKSFRNSSCLKKHFQIHTGIKPFQCKDCGKAFSGRTSFTTHVLTHTGEKPYECKECGKAFSTSSGLIEHIRSHTGEKPFECYQCGKAFASSSYLTAHLRTHTGEKPFECTVCSKAFTRSSYLCRHMKTHIGEKPYVCKDCGKAFSGCSCLNRHIRTYTGEKPYLC